The following DNA comes from Candidatus Angelobacter sp..
CCGCGATTTGCGGGGCAGGGGGGAGATTTGCCGCCGCGCCTTGCGGGGTTGATTTCGAAACGGATTCTACACCGACCTTGTAGATCGCACGGACCGGGTTTACGGAAAGGAGATTGGGGAAGATGCCCTTAATCCTGTTCGCGTCGTAATAATCAAGCCCCGCGTAATAGAAGAGCGGGGCGATGGGAACTTCGTCGCGGACCAGGAGAGTTTCCGCGTTGCGCAACATCTCCGCGCGTTTCGCGCGGTCGGCCTGCGCATCGGCCAGGTTGACGAGTTCGTCGTAATGCGCGCTTTTCCATCCCGTGCGGTTGTTGCCATTGTTGCTCATGAACATGTCGAGAAAGGTGTTTGGATCGTTGTAATCGCCGATCCAGCTGCTCCGGCACAGATCGTAATCCAGCCCCCCTTGCGCGCGCAGATAGGTCTTCCATTCCAGTTTGTGGATTTCCGCATGGATGCCGAGTTCGCGTTGCCACATCGCCTGCAGTTCGACGGCGATCTGCTCGTGGAGGTGGGAAGTGTTGTCGCACAGATAATCAAACGACGGGAACGCCCTCCCTCCCGGAAAGCCGGCCTCCGCCAGAAGCCGGCGTGCCTGCGCAGGATCGTAACCGAGTCCTTCGGGTGGGTCGTAACCGGGAATGCCGGGCGGCGTTTGGGAGGAGGCGGTGTGCTCACCGCCACGGGTGATGCGTTCGACGATTCGCGTCCGGTCGATGGCCAAGGTCAGCGCTTTGCGTACGCGCGAATCGTCAAACGGTTTGCGGGTCACGTTGAAGCGAATGAAATAAGTTCCAAGGTAGGAATAGGAGTGGAAATCCGGGCGTTTGAGCAGCACGTCGAGCAGCTCCACCGGGACGAGGTTTTTGTCCCAGACAATGTCCGCCTCGCCGGTCTCGTAAAGATTCAATGCCGTGTTCGCGCTTGTTCCGGGAAGCATGTCCACCACCTCGCATCTCGTGTTGGCGGCGTCCCAATAGCGCGGATTCTTCCGCAGCCGGATCCGGTCGTTAATGCGCCACGCCACGAGTTCATACGGCCCGCTGCACGGCACAGGCCGTGTCATCAGCCAACGGTCGCCGTGTTTTTTGATCGCCTGGCGCGGCACGATGCGAAGCGTCGGCAGCGCGCAGAGATTAAGGAAAAACGGAGTGGGATTTTTAAGTTCGACCCTCAACGTGCGGGCATTCACGGCCCGCACGCCGACCTGCGCAGGATCGGTGATCCTGCCCGTGTTGAATTCCTCGCCGTTCTTCAAATAAAACAATTGACCGGCGTATTCGGCGGCGGTGCGGGGGGCCAGTACCCGCAACCATGAATAGACAACGTCCCCCGCCGTGATCGGCTCGCCGGTGGACCAGGCAAGGTGCGGGCGCAGATGGAAGGTATAAACTTTCCTGTCGGGCGAGAGGTCCCATCCCTCGGCCAGATCCGGGACGGGCGTCGCGTTGGTCGGTTCGTACCGCATCAGGCCCGCGAACAGTTCCAGTGCTATGCGCCCGTCCGCTTCGCCGGTCAGAATTCCCGGATCCAGCGACTCCGGTTCCGCGCCGTTGATAATGACGAGATCGGCGCGCGGACCGCGTCGGGCGCAGCCGGTGAAGAGCAGCGCCGCGAGCAGGAACAGCAGCAACAAGCAGGGGTTTCCGTCCGGCGCGTTTCGAAGGCAACGTTGCGCCCCGGGTCGTTCCCAAGGAGCGGTCGCCGAAGGCATCATGGACCGGGGTTTACTTCGGACTGGCCGGGGGCGGAGTGGTCGAGGGGGCGTTGGTTGGCGAGACCAACTGCAACACCGGCGCGGCGGACGTGGCGCTCATTGTGTTGGCGGGCGCCGGAGTTGGAGCGACTACCGGTCCGGCCGCTGCCTTTTTTCTCAACTCCTCCTCGAACCTGCGTCCGTTTGCTCCCACTTGATTCGCGCGCAAGTAGGAAAGAAAGAGCGCCAGGCCGAGGAACAACCCCGCGGAATACTTCGTGATTTTCGTCAGCGCGTTGCCTGACCCCGCGCCAAACAGGGCGTCGGTCGCGCCGCCGCCAAACGCGATTCCGGCCCCGGCCTCTTTCTTTGGAAGCTGGATCAGGATCAGCAGAATCAAAATCAGACAGTTCAGGACAAGAATGAATGTCAGCAATCCAATGATAATCGCCATAAAATAATTCGCTCAGTTCAGGCAGTTCTTGATGATGTCCGAAAAACTCCGGTCTTCCAGTGACGCCCCGCCCACGAGCGCCCCGTCCACGTCGCGCTGGCCCATCAATTCTCTCGCGTTCGACGGTTTCACACTCCCACCGTACTGGATGCGAACGCGCCTGGCAACGGTCTCGTTGAACATCGTCACGAGTTGTTTGCGGATGAACATGTGCGCGTCCTGCGCCTGGTCGGCGGTGGCGTTCTTCCCCGTGCCGATCGCCCAAACCGGCTCGTACGCGATGATGGTTTCCTCCATCTGGTCGGCTGACAAACCGGCCAGACTCCCCCGCAACTGCGTCCCGACCACGAGTTCGGTGCGGCCCGCCTCGCGTTCCGCCAGCGTTTCGCCGACGCAGACGATCGGCTTGAGCGACGCGGCGTGTGCCGCCAGGGTTTTCTTCGCGATCAATTCATCGGATTCCTTCTGAAACTGCCGCCGCTCGGAATGGCCGAGGATGACGTAGCGCACGGAAAACTCCTTCAACATGCCCGCGGCGATTTCGCCTGTGTGCGCGCCAAAATTATGCTCGCTCATGTTTTGCGCCCCGAGCCGGATGGTCGTGTTGAGGATGGCCCTGGACACTTCGCCAAGCGCGGTGAACGGCGGGCAAATGACGATGTCGATGTCCTTCAGGTTTTTCAGTTCGTGTTTCAGGCCGGTCACCAGATCCAGTGCCTCGGCCACGGTCTTGTTCATCTTCCAGTTGCCGGCGACGATCAATTTGCGCGTTTTGTCCATGCTGCTTAGTCCTGATTCTCGAGGGTGAAATCGTTGCTCATTTGCCGGTCAGCGCCGCGACGCCGGGCAATGTCTGGCCTTCGAGAAATTCCAGACTGGCGCCTCCGCCCGTGCTGACGAATGTCACGCGATCCGTCAACCCGGTCATGTTCAGGGCCTTTACGCTGTCGCCCCCGCCAATGATGCTCTTGGCGCCGTGCTGCGTCGTGTCAGCCACTGCGCGCGCGACAGCAAAGGTTCCTTCGCAAAACCGCTTGTCCTCGAACACGCCCATCGGCCCGTTCCACAAAATCGTCTTCGCCCTGGGAATGACTTCCGTGAACAGCTTGATCGTCTTCGGCCCGATGTCCATGCCTTCTTCGGCTTCCGGGATATCAAGGCTGTCGTTGACGCGCGGGTTCTGCCACTCGATGACCGGCTTGCCTTTCTTGTTCAACTTGCCGGTGTCCACAGGCGTCGCCACGATGTTGTCCACGGCGAGCAAAAACTGCACCTTGCGCGCCTTGGCCTTGTTCAGCGCGGCCTCGGCCATACCGAGGAGGTCCGCTTCAACGAGCGATTTGCCCACTGTCTTGCCCAGGGCGAGCCGGAACGTGTAGGTCATCGCCCCGCCGATCAGAATCGTGTCCGCCTTCTCGAGCAATCGGTCGATTACCTTGATCTTGTCCGACACCTTCGCCCCGCCAAGAATGACGATGAACGGCCGGGCCGGATTTTCCAGTTCCTCGCCGAGGAATTTCAATTCGCGTTCCATCAGCAGGCCCGCCGCGCATTTGCCGCCATGCCGGGCCAAGACACGCGGCGTGCCTTCGGTCGAAGCGTGCGCCCGATGCGCCGCCCCGAACGCGTCGTTCACATAAACGTCGGTGACCTTCGCCAGCTTCTCCGCGAACGCCGGGTCATTCGCTTCCTCTTCGCCGTAATAACGGACGTTCTCCAGCAACAAAAGGTCCCCGGGCTTCAAAGCCTCGGCGGTCTTTTCAACCTTCTCCCCGATGCAATCGTCCACGAACGCGACCGGTCGATGCAACATATCCGCGAGTTTCTCGGCGACGGGCCGCAGCGACATGGACGGGTCGCGCTTGCCCTTGGGCCGGCCCAGATGTGCGGCAAGGATGATGCGCGCGCCCTTCTCGATCAGCAGTTCCAGGGTCGGCAGCGTTTCCTTGATTCGGGTGACGTCGTTGATGACCATCTGGCCGCCCTTTTCCTCCATCGGCACGTTGTAATCCACCCGCACGAACACACGTTTGCCGCGCACATCCAGATCTTTGACCGTCAGCTTCGCCATAAAAACAGGGGCGAAAGGATAGCCAAGGCGAACAGTGAGTCAAAGGGAATTAAACCCCGTCAAACGCTCGAAATGACGCCGGATCGCCCGACCGCGGGTTCTGTCCGGGCGCAGTTCAAGGGTGACTCTTGCCCCATCGCCCCCCGCGGGTTTCCAAGCAGGACTTTCACCCTGCTTGGTTCAACGACTGGTAAATCACGTTGAACGCAAACAAGCCCATCATTGCCACGCAACAAGCCAGCTTGCCGACCGCGCCGACGAGCAGGCCGATGACCGCGCCGAGGCCGGCCCGTGCCGCTTCCTTCCATTCGCGGCCACCCATCATTTCAAACAACAACGCGCCGACAAATGGCCCGAGGATGATGCCGGGAATGGCGAAGAAGATGCCGATGAGGCCGCCGACGACCGCGCCGAGCACACCGCGCCACGTCGCGCCGAGGCGTTTCGCGCCATACATGCTGGCTAGATAATCCATCACGATCGACAACAACATCAACAGCACGATAATCACAAGCGCGGTGTTGCTGGCGCCGGTTGCGCCAAAGTAAAGCCGGTGCGCGACCGCCGCGAGCACGACCAGCGGTGTGCCGGGGATGCCGGGCAGTACACTTCCGGCCAGCCCGAAGCACATCACGAGCAGCGCCAGCGATAATCCGATGATTTGTTCCGCGGTCATAGACAAATTCCAAACTAACGGGCGGCTCATTGACTTAAAACGACTGCAGCACAAGCCGATAGAACATGCTGGCAGCTGATGATGGCAAGCTGGCTTGATATCCTCCGCTCACGAGAATCGGGGCATTTGTTAGAGTCACCCAATTCGTAGTAGAAAGATCTGGGTTTTGCTGCAATGCAAAATAACCACCTGCCGCTGGCCATGAAAGCAGAACGGTGATTTGATTAGTCGCGGTGATACTCAGCTGGGGCACTCGAACAATCTGTACCGTAAAAGAGCCTTCGTTATTAAACCATGAATACTCATCGATTGTTCCAACGAACAAGCGAGTCGCTCCGTCCGGAGCTATCACTTGTTGGACTGACCCCGAGCTCGTTAAACCGTCGCCAATAAAAAATGGTTGCTGAAGTGTGGGTGTAAGAATTAGGTAGTCCCGGTTTGTCGCAGTGCTGAAGTCCAGAGGTTGGGGTGTTGGGTTCAGATCTGGTTGATTCGTCCCCAGAAAAACTCCAACGAGGCATTCAAAGGGTGCAGCCACGTCGGCGATGCCATTTTCTGCACCTAAATAGTGGGAAATACTATTGGTCTCGCCGTCTGGTCCGAAGAAGGGTAGTGGGCTGCCACGCGACACGGAACCGGCGGCTGAAAAGACAAACATCCCCCCACCTTCGATGGAAGCACCAGTTACGAGCACAGGCGATTCATCCGGGGCAACGTCCCCACGTCTGCCGGGCGAACCATCCGGCATCCCAGCAAGCCAAGGGTTCGATGTGCTTGGAACGACAACCGACTCGGCAAATGCTGTGTGCCACAGCAATATGATTACGAAAACGACAGCGCCTCCTGGTTTACTGCTCATGGGATGCTTGACAGTAGATATGACGTTGCGCTTCCGCGACCTAGCGTTGAGCCGCGCGGTATGTGCGTCTCTGCGCAGGACTAATTTTTCTGAGCGTGGCTTTTATCGCGTTGTTATGGAAGCAGACTTACGAGATTTTGTGAAGGATTATTCAAGTGCCCGATGATTCGTGGGCCACCGAAAATTGCTCAGTGCAGCGTGGCTAACGCCTCCCTGAAATCCTCTGGGAACGGCGCTTCAAAGTTCATTTGTTTTCCGGTGCGCGGATGTTTGAAGGCGAGTTTGTGAGCGTGAAGCATTTGACGCGACGCCGTGTAGCCGGTCAGTTCGGTCAGCCGTTTGTTTTGTCGGTTGCCATAAGTCGTGTCGCCGACGATCGGAAAGCCGAGATGTTTGAAATGAACGCGAATCCGGTGCTCCTGACAAAAGCGATAACGGTTTTTGTCAACTTGAACAGGATACTTGCGGAATGCTCTTTATAATGGTCAGGCGTTTACTTTGTGACCCGAATTGATCAACACCGAAAACGTTTCATACACAACCGTCGCGGTTAACAGAACAGAAAAAGCTTTCAAGACCGTAAACAGGAAAAGCGGCCTGGCGGACGCTTTTCCCGGTTGGCAATTCAAGCGTTTGGCATTTTCACATAGCCTTGAGGTGGGATGGGCGGCGGAAGCCGGTGCAGCGTGCCGCGACGCCGCATCTTCGAAAAGACAACGAGATTGAAAAAGTGCATGACACCGAGAACAACGAGGACGAGACCAACTTTCGTGCTCAGCGTTTCCAAAGCGGTCTGGACGTCCGAAGGTTTGACGCCGTATTTCAGCGCCAGGGCGACGTATCCGACATTGATGAGATAAAAACCGACCACAAGCAGATGATTGACGGAATCTGCGAGCGCTTCGTTTCCGTGAAAACTGTCCACAAGAAAGATACGCCCGTTTTTGTGGAGGGTTCGAGCCACCCAGATGGTGAGCGCAATGCTGATCAGCAGATACACGATATAAGTCCACACGGTCGCCGTATTTCCGGCAACGGTGTCCACGGCAGCCAGCAGCGTAGGTTTCATGGTTCGGTCCTTTCTATTTGTTCAGGTCGTTTCAGAGTATTTCCTAAATTTCTGCTATTTCTGAAATTACAATATCACAAGAATATAGGTATGCAACCAGTTCGCTCCATGGGATGTCCCTGGCAACGCAACCTCTTCGCATGGCTTGACTTGTCTGGCCGCCCGTTCCAGCGTTTTTGCCTGACACTATGAATCCAACGATGCGAGTGGGTATTATTGGCGGCGGGTTGATGGGACGCGAAGCGGCCAGCGCGTTCGGGCGCTGGTTTGTTCTCGAAAACTTCCCGGTGCGGGCGGAACTAGTCGCGGTGTGCGATCTGCAGGAGAAACTGCTCGACTGGTTCCGCCGGGTGCCGACGGTCCGGTTGCTCACCAAAGATCACCAGGAATTGCTCCGGTCGCCAGACGTGGACGTCGTTTACGTCGCCGTGCCGCACAATTTGCACGAGCCGATGTATCTCGACGTGCTTGGCGCCGGAAAGGATTTGCTCGCGGAAAAACCGTTCGGCATCGACCTCAAGGCGGCGGATCGTATTCGTGACGCCGCGACGCGCTCGGGCCGGTTTGTCCGGTGCAG
Coding sequences within:
- a CDS encoding phosphoglycerate kinase — protein: MAKLTVKDLDVRGKRVFVRVDYNVPMEEKGGQMVINDVTRIKETLPTLELLIEKGARIILAAHLGRPKGKRDPSMSLRPVAEKLADMLHRPVAFVDDCIGEKVEKTAEALKPGDLLLLENVRYYGEEEANDPAFAEKLAKVTDVYVNDAFGAAHRAHASTEGTPRVLARHGGKCAAGLLMERELKFLGEELENPARPFIVILGGAKVSDKIKVIDRLLEKADTILIGGAMTYTFRLALGKTVGKSLVEADLLGMAEAALNKAKARKVQFLLAVDNIVATPVDTGKLNKKGKPVIEWQNPRVNDSLDIPEAEEGMDIGPKTIKLFTEVIPRAKTILWNGPMGVFEDKRFCEGTFAVARAVADTTQHGAKSIIGGGDSVKALNMTGLTDRVTFVSTGGGASLEFLEGQTLPGVAALTGK
- the secG gene encoding preprotein translocase subunit SecG; its protein translation is MAIIIGLLTFILVLNCLILILLILIQLPKKEAGAGIAFGGGATDALFGAGSGNALTKITKYSAGLFLGLALFLSYLRANQVGANGRRFEEELRKKAAAGPVVAPTPAPANTMSATSAAPVLQLVSPTNAPSTTPPPASPK
- the tpiA gene encoding triose-phosphate isomerase, whose product is MDKTRKLIVAGNWKMNKTVAEALDLVTGLKHELKNLKDIDIVICPPFTALGEVSRAILNTTIRLGAQNMSEHNFGAHTGEIAAGMLKEFSVRYVILGHSERRQFQKESDELIAKKTLAAHAASLKPIVCVGETLAEREAGRTELVVGTQLRGSLAGLSADQMEETIIAYEPVWAIGTGKNATADQAQDAHMFIRKQLVTMFNETVARRVRIQYGGSVKPSNARELMGQRDVDGALVGGASLEDRSFSDIIKNCLN
- a CDS encoding DUF456 domain-containing protein — encoded protein: MTAEQIIGLSLALLVMCFGLAGSVLPGIPGTPLVVLAAVAHRLYFGATGASNTALVIIVLLMLLSIVMDYLASMYGAKRLGATWRGVLGAVVGGLIGIFFAIPGIILGPFVGALLFEMMGGREWKEAARAGLGAVIGLLVGAVGKLACCVAMMGLFAFNVIYQSLNQAG
- a CDS encoding peptide ABC transporter substrate-binding protein, giving the protein MLLLFLLAALLFTGCARRGPRADLVIINGAEPESLDPGILTGEADGRIALELFAGLMRYEPTNATPVPDLAEGWDLSPDRKVYTFHLRPHLAWSTGEPITAGDVVYSWLRVLAPRTAAEYAGQLFYLKNGEEFNTGRITDPAQVGVRAVNARTLRVELKNPTPFFLNLCALPTLRIVPRQAIKKHGDRWLMTRPVPCSGPYELVAWRINDRIRLRKNPRYWDAANTRCEVVDMLPGTSANTALNLYETGEADIVWDKNLVPVELLDVLLKRPDFHSYSYLGTYFIRFNVTRKPFDDSRVRKALTLAIDRTRIVERITRGGEHTASSQTPPGIPGYDPPEGLGYDPAQARRLLAEAGFPGGRAFPSFDYLCDNTSHLHEQIAVELQAMWQRELGIHAEIHKLEWKTYLRAQGGLDYDLCRSSWIGDYNDPNTFLDMFMSNNGNNRTGWKSAHYDELVNLADAQADRAKRAEMLRNAETLLVRDEVPIAPLFYYAGLDYYDANRIKGIFPNLLSVNPVRAIYKVGVESVSKSTPQGAAANLPPAPQIAAH